The following is a genomic window from Paenibacillus thiaminolyticus.
AATAGAGCGATTGGCGGAGATTGCCCCCGACCGAATTCTGGTCTTGATATGTCCCGAAGCGTCGTCCCGCGCCTTCTGGCTGGCGCTGCAGCACTCAGCCGAATGGCGGAAGCTGACAGCGGTAAAGAACCGGTATGTCTATCCCATTACCTCCGATCCGTGGTGCGAATATTCCGCCGTCGCTATTACGCGTATGCTTGATGAAGCCTTGCTGCTGTTTACCGGAAATTGTCCAAATGGTTTTCTGGATAATGGCTATGGTGAATCCTTCGCCACCTGATCTATACTCAGTTCGAATGAGAATCATTATCACTTAGGGGGAGATATACCGTGTCAAAATCTCAAATTCATGCCAAGTCCAGCTTCATGGCCCGCATGTCGGGATTGCTGTGCTGCGTGCTTCTGGGAAGCGTGCTGACGGCCTGCTCGATGGCAGAGAGCGAAGCCGCGCCGACCGGCCAACCAAGCTCTGTAACCGCCTCGGAAGTGTCTGCCGCAGCGGCGGACAGCGGCGCGAAGCCTTCCGGCGGCGAGCGGACGGTAACGGACGAGCTTGGCCATGAAATCAGAATTCCCGCCGAGCCCAAGAACATTTTCGCTCCCAACATGGAAGATTCCTTGCTCAAGCTGGGCGTCAAGCCGATAGCGCAATGGTCCAACGGGAACATGGGGCATGATTACCTGCAAGAGGAATTGAAGGACGTGCCGAAGCTTGATCTCTCGGGAGGACTGCCATCGCCGGAGACGTTAATGGCTTACAATCCTGACTTGATTATTTTGCATACGGACACCTATGCCCAGAACGGGAACTATGAAAGCTACTCCAAGATTGCGCCAACCTATGTATTCAAAAATGCTTCCGGAAATATTGAGAAATCCCTCACTGCCATTGGAGATCTGCTTGGCAAAACCGAGGAGGCCAATAAGGCGCTGGAGGCTTATCAGCAAAAAGTGAAGGAAGGCCGGGAAAAGCTGAAGGAAGCGGTCGGAGACAAAAAGGTGGCGATTATCCGCTTTGCCCATAAAGGCGTCAGCCTGATGGGCGGCCAATACTTGTGCGGTTATGTCGTGCACCGCGATCTGGAGCTCGGGATATCCAATCTGGTAGGGAATGAGAATAGCGCCAGCATATCTATGGAGATTCTCCCGGAATTGGACGCGGACTATATTTTTGTTCTCAATGCCTATAACCAGGGGACGGAGCGCATGACAGAAATGATGGAAAGTCCAATCTGGAAGAGCATGCCTGCCGTCAAGGAGGGCCATGTATACGAAGTCAGCAATAAATATTGGCTTGGCAGCGGGCTCATCGCTTACGAAAAAATTGTAGACGACACGGTTCGGCTGCTGACGGAATGAGCGGGGGGATAACATGACACGGAACATCATTACGCTTGATCAGCTTGCGCGCCGCCAGGTCGGCATTCCCCGCGCGGAGCAGTGGACGCTGCGCTCGCGGGCCGAGAACCGCACCTACCGGATTATTGTGGCGCAGCCGGAGGGGGAGCCCCCTGCTTCGGGATATCCGGTGATCTATTTGCTGGACGGCAACTCGGTATTCGGAACGATGGTCGAGGCGGTGCGCCTGCAGAGCCGCCGTCCTGACAAGACGGGAGTGGCTCCGGCAATCATTGTAGGAATTGGCTATGAGACGGAGGCTTCCTATGCGCCGAATCGCTTTTACGATTACACGCCGGTTCCGAATACGGAGTACAGGCGCAGATCCGATGGAGCAGAGCTGCCTGAACAAGGCGGGGCAGTTGCGTTCCTCCAATTCATCGAGGAGGAGCTGAAGCCGCAGATCGCAAGCGAGTTCCGGATTGACCGGAACAGGCAGACGATATTCGGGCACTCTCTCGGCGGTCTGTTCGTGCTGTATGCGTTATTAACGAAGCCGGATGCGTTCCGGCACTATATTGCAGGCAGTCCGTCCATCCATTGGAGCAAGGAATATTTGCTGGAGCAGGAGGAGACATTCACGGCCCGTGTGCGGGAGGAGCCCGTCAACGTCCGGCTGCTGCTCGGAGTCGGGGAGCAGGAGAAAAGCCATGTCGCCCGCAATTGCGACAGCGCCAGGGAGCTCGCAGAGCGACTGTCTTCTCTCTCCGACTGGGGAGTGAGCGCCGTATATCAAGAATTTGAAGATGAAGGGCATGTCTCGGTGCTGCCGATTCTGATCAGCCGGGCATTGCGGTTTGCCCTGCATCCGGAACAACAATGAGGGGTTGACTAAGGTGGAGTATCCAGGAATCAAGGGAAAAGTCGCATTGGTTACCGGCGCTGCCCAAGGCATCGGGGAAGCGGTGGCGCGGTCGCTTGCCGGACTCGGGGCGATCGTCGCGGCCGTCGATCAGAACGCCGCGGGCGTCGAGAAGCTCGCAGCCGAACTGCGCGGCGCGGGGAATTACCGTGCCGCAGCATACCCGGCAGACGTGGGAGACCGGGCGGCCGTGGAAGAAGCGGTGGAGCGAATCGAACAGGAGCTGGGTCCGATTGAGATTGTCGTCAATGTGGCGGGGCTGCTGCGGGCAGGGCCCATCGAGTCGCTTACCGATGAAGATTGGCAGGAGACCTTCAGGGTCAACGTCAACGGCGTATTTTATGTGTCCCGCGCTGCCGTCAGGCACATGGCGCTCCGCGGTTCCGGAGCCATTGTGACCGTAGGGTCGAACGCGGCCGGGGTGCCGCGGATGCATATGTCAGCCTATGCGGCTTCGAAGGCGGCCGCAGCCATGTTCACCAAATGTCTCGGGCTGGAGTACGCCCGGAACCATATCCGCTGCAATATCGTAGCGCCCGGATCCACGGACACGGACATGCAGCGGGCGTTATGGAGCGGCAATGACGGCGCGGCGGCCGTCATTAGCGGCTCGCCGGAGGCGTTCCGCTTGGGTATCCCGCTTCGCAAGCTGGCCATGCCCTCAGATATTGCCGATGCGGTGATCTTCCTCGTATCCGACCGGGCGCGGCATATTACGATGCATGAATTATGCGTCGACGGCGGTGCGACCTTGGGGTGCTGAGATAGATGGAAGGGAGACGGTTGAAATGCTGAAATATGACGATGCGGCTCTTGCGGCTTCTGCCGCAGAGCTGCTGGAGCAATACCGGACGGGAACGTCCTTCTTTTTTTCTTCGCCCGAACGGACTGTGCTGGCGCGGGGAGAATGGGCGCGGGTGCCCGTACAAGAGGGGCTGGACGGGTGCCATCGCCTGCCCGAGCGCGTGGCGGCTCTTCTCGCCGTGGCGAGACAGGCGGGCCATGCCATACCGCTCGTTGCAGGCGCAATTCCATTCGCTCCTGCGAAGCCCGCGCAGCTCATCGTCCCGAACGATGTGCAATGGGCAGGACCGTTGCGCTTCGATACCGGCCTGCTGCGGGAACAGCCCGTGGCATCGGCATGGGAGATCCAGCCGATTCCGGAGCCGGACAGATTTATGGATGGCGTGAACGAAGCGCTGGCCCGTCTTGGCGAAGGCGCGCTTCAGAAGGTGGTGCTGTCGAGAACGCTGCGCATGACGGCGCCGGAAATTGTCGATGTCCATCAACTGTTGCGCAATTTGGCTGGTCATAATACCCATGGTTATACGTTTGCGGTCGATTTGGCGGCGGGAGATGACAGCGCGGCGGAAGCACACACGGGGCGCACCGGTCCCCGCACGCTGATAGGGGCCAGCCCGGAGCTGCTCGTCACGAAGACAGGGGGGCGGGTGACGGCCAATCCGTTGGCAGGCTCCGCGGCCCGCAGCGATGATCCCGATGAGGACAAGCGCAGGGCGGCTGCGCTGCTCGCCTCCGGCAAGGACAGGCATGAGCATGAAGTCGTGATCGATGCGGTCGTCGCCGCGTTGCGTCCCTATTGCCGGGCCTTGCATGTTCCCGCCGGGCCGTCGCTCGTGCAGACGAAGACGATGTGGCATCTCTCCACCAACATAACCGGGGAGCTTGCCGATCCTGCGGTTTCATCGCTGGAGTTGGCCATGGCGCTTCATCCGACGCCTGCGATTTGCGGAACACCCACGGATCTCGCTCGCGCCGTGATTAAGGACATCGAGCCCTTCGAGCGGGATTACTATACAGGCGCAGTCGGTTGGTGCGACGTGAATGGAGACGGGGAGTGGGCTGTCACGATCAGGTGCGCGGAGGCGGAAGGACGGACGCTGCGCCTGTTCGCCGGAGCGGGAATCGTCGCCGGCTCGAACGCGGCCTCGGAGCTTGAGGAGACATCGGCCAAGTTCCGCACGCTGCTGCTTGCCATGGGAGTGGATCAAGAACAATGTTCAACGGTGAAGGAGAGATGAGCATGGTGCTGCCGGGATGCCCTGCATGGCCGGAAGAATGGGCCGAACACTACCGCGAGCTGGGATGCTGGCGCGGAGAGACGTTCGGCGGAATGCTGCGTCAGCGCGCCGCGGCTCACGGGGATCGCGTTGCTATCGTCAGCGGCGATCGGCGGATAAGCTATGCGGAGCTTGATGCCAGCGTGGACCGCCTCGCTGCCGGATTCCGCAACTTGGGGATTCGGCCGCGTGATCGGGTTATCGTTCAGCTGCCGAATATTCCGCAATTTTTTGAAGTTATTTTTGCGCTGTTCCGGTTGGGGGCCCTGCCCGTCTTCTCGCTGCCGGCGCACCGCAAGAGCGAGATCGTCTATTTATGCGAATTCACCGAAGCCGCGGCTTATATTATCCCTGATACCGACATGGGATTTGATTACCGGAAGCTTGCCGATCAGGCGCGGGAGGCGGCTCCAGGCTTGCGCCACGTGATTGTGGCGGGGAATCCGGGGAAGTACGCGGCGCTGGACGAGCTGTATGCCGAGCCTGCGGACGACATCGAGGGGCCGCGGCCCGAGGATGCTGCCTTTTTCCAGCTTTCCGGCGGGACGACCGGGCTTCCTAAGCTGATTCCCCGCACGCATGATGATTACATCTACAGTCTGCGGGTGAGCGCCGAGATCTGCGCTCTGGATGGGAACAGCGTCTATTTGGCGGTGCTTCCCGTCGCTCATAACTACCCGCTCAGCTCGCCGGGAACGCTGGGAACGCTCTATGCCGGCGGCAAGGTTGTGCTGGCGCCTGGAGCCAGCCCTGACATCGCGTTCCCCCTTATCGCGAAGGAATGCGTCACAATTACAGCCGTCGTGCCGCCGCTGGCCTTGATCTGGCTCGATGCGGCGGGATCCCGCCGTGATGACCTGTCTTCTCTTCAGGTCTTGCAGGTAGGCGGAGCCAAGTTCAGCGCGGAGGCGGCCAAGCGGGTACGCGATGCGATGGGGTGCACGCTGCAGCAGGTCTATGGAATGGCGGAAGGGCTGGTGAATTACACGAGGCTGGATGATCCGGAAGACATTGTCGTGAACACGCAAGGACGGCCGATGTCGCCATATGATGAAATCCGGCTGGTCGATGACGATGACTGCGATGTCGGGCCGGGGGATACGGGGCATCTGCTGACGCGCGGGCCTTATACCATCCGCGGCTATTACAAGGCCGAGAAGCATAACGCCAGGGCGTTCACGACCGACGGATTTTACCGTACGGGCGACTTGGCCCGATTGACCTCATCCGGTTATCTGGTCATTGAAGGCCGGGCGAAGGACCAAATTAATCGCGGCGGAGACAAGGTGGCGGCCGAAGAAGTAGAGAATCACCTTCTGGCCCATCCCGGCGTGCACGATGCGGCGGTGGTGGCGATGCCGGACGAGTTCCTCGGGGAGCGCACATGCGCCTTCGTTATTCCTTATCCGTCCTCGCCGCTGACGGCTGCTGAACTGAAAGCCTTCCTCAGGGAGCGAGGGTTAGCAGCTTACAAAATCCCCGATCGGGTGGAGCTCACGGATTCGTTCCCGAAGACGGGGGTTGGCAAGGTAAGCAAAAAGGCGCTGCGCGAGCTTATTGCCAGTAAGCAGCACGCGCTCGCCGATCTGTGAAAATAACGATGAAAAGAGGGGATATTATGGCTCTTCCTTCCATATTGCCTTATCCGATGCCTGCGGAGTCTGAACTGCCGGCCAACAAGGTGGCCTGGACGCCCGATCCGAAGCGGGCCGTTCTTCTGATTCACGATATGCAGCAATACTTCGTCGACGCTTTCAACGCAGATGAATCGCCTGTCCCGGAATTAGTAGAGAACATCCGGGAGCTTCGCGCGCAATGCGCCGCGCTCGGCATCCCTGTCGTGTACTCGGCCCAGCCCGGCGGACAGAGCCCCGAACGGCGCGGATTGCTATGCGATTTCTGGGGACCGGGCATGAATGACGGGCCAGATCAGAAAAAAATCGTGGAACCGCTGGCTCCCGGCGAGCAGGATATCGTGGTGACGAAATGGCGGTACAGCGCGTTTCAAAAAACAGAGCTGCTCGATATCCTGCGCCAGCAGGGCCGGGATCAATTGATTGTGTGCGGCATTTATGCACATATTGGATGTCTCATGACCGCATGCGAAGCATTCATGCAGGATGTGCAGCCTTTCTTCGTCGCCGACGCTGTCGCGGATTTCTCGGCAGACAAGCATCGGATGGCTCTCGCTTACGCCGCCGAACGCTGCGCGGTCACGATTACGACCCGGCATCTCGTCGAGGATCTGGCCCGGTTGGGGGATTCGGCGTCTATTTCTGAATCCGCTCCGGCGTCTGAGCCGAGCCTTCAGGCCCCGCCCGAAGGAGAGCCCTTGCCATTGACGCGGCAAGCGGTGCGCGTTGAAGTGGCAGGACTGCTGCAGGAGCATCCGTCCCGGATTGCGGATGATGACAACCTGATTCATATTTGGGGACTGGATTCGATCCGGATTATGAGTCTGATCGAACGTTGGCGCCGCGGCGGAACCGAGGTAAGCTTCTCGGAGCTGGCCGAACGCCCTACATTGGCCGACTGGTGGCAGCTTATATCTTCCCGGATGAGCCGCTCTTTGCCGAACGGCGATTATTTTACTGTATAGAAGGAGGCGATGCTCATGCATGATCTTGATGGTGGCCGCTGGCCTTTGTCAGGGGCGCAGTCGGGCATTTGGTTCGCGCAGCAGCTTGATCCGGACAACCCGATATTCAATACCGGAGAATACATTGACATCCGCGGACCTGTTGACCCGGATCGCTTCGAGACGGCGGTACGCCAGGCCGTAATGGAGGCGGAAGCGCTGCACGCGCGCTTTGAGGAGGATCAGGACGGTCCTTGGCAGACGATCGTCCCGTCATCCGATTGGACGATGCATAGGATCGATGTCAGCAGCGAGGAGGATCCGCATGCAGCGGCAGAAGCCTTGATGAAGCACGATCTGGCTCAGCCTGTTGACCTGCGCCGCGGTCCGCTGTTTACCGAAGCGTTATTCAAGCTTGCGCCCGATCGGTTCTATTGGTACCAACGCATTCATCATATTGTCATCGATGGTTACGGCTTCTCGCTATTGACGCGAAGGGCGGCGCAAATTTATACGGCGCTCGCTCATGATTTGCCGTTCAGTGAAGGGGCATTCGGTTCGTGGCGCTCGGTCCTGAAGGAAGATGCGGCTTATCGCGCATCGGAACGGCTGGAGCGGGATCGGCAATTTTGGCTGGCCCGCTTCCCCGATCATCCGGAAGCGGCCAGTCTGGGCGATCGGACTCAGCGCACGTCGCGAAGCTTCCTACGCCAGTCCATGGAGCTGCCGTCAAGCGTCATGGACGCTTGGCAGGCGGCCGCAAGCGGAATGGGGACAAGCTGGCCCGACGCCGTGTTGGCCGCCGCTGCGCTCTATGTGCATCGGCTCGCCGGCACGGACGACGTCATACTCGGCGTGCCGATGATGTGCCGCCTCGGTTCCGCGGCGCTGCGCGTTCCCGGCATGGTAATGAATCTGCTGCCGCTGCGTGCCGCCGTCCGGCCGGATATGAGCGTGAGCGAGCTTGTGGGGCAGATCTCCGGGAATATGCGCGAGATCCGAAGGCATCAGGACTATCGGCATCAGGATCTGCGGCGCGACCTGAAATTAGTGGGGGACAACCGGAGGCTGTTCGGACCTCTCATCAATATCATGCCGTTTATCGAGGAACTGAACTTTGCCGGATACCGCGGCAGCATACGCAATCTGGCGGCCGGTCCTGTCGATGATCTGACGATTCATGTCTCCTGCGGCTCCAGCGGGAGCGGGCCGCGCATCGACTTCGATGCCAACCCCGCAATCTACGATGCAGGTGAGCTGAGCGCGCATCTGCGCCGCTTCCTGCATGTGCTGGACAAGCTGGCTGCGTCCGATCCCGGCCAACCGATCGGCCGCCTGGATCTGCTGCTGCCTGAAGAACGTCTTCAGGTGGTGGATGCATGGAATGACACCGCCCACAGGCTGGCGCAATGGAGCGTGCCGGCATTGTTCGAGGAGCAGGCAGCGAGCACGCCCGATGCCGTGGCGGCGATCTTCGAAGATACATCGCTCCGTTATGCGGACTTGAACGCGCGCGCCAACCGGCTGGCGCATCTGCTGATTGCGCATGGCGCCGGCCCGGATCGGATCGTGGCTCTGGCCCTCCCGCGTTCGCTCGAGATGGTCATCGCCATCCTGGCGGTGCATAAGGCGGGAGCGGCTTATTTACCGATCGATCCGGATTATCCGCCCGCCCGGATTGCCTATATGCTGAATGATGCCGCTCCGATGTGCCTCGTTACGGTCCAGGAGGCAGACTCCAGGCTGTCTGGTTCCGGCCCAATGCCGAAGATCTTGATGGATGAACCTGCGACCAGGGACCGCCTGGAACGGCAAGCCGAACACAATCCGAATGACGCCGACCGGATATGCCGCTTGTCGCCGCTTCATCCGTCTTATGTCATTTACACCTCCGGATCGACGGGCAGACCGAAGGGCGTCTTACTTACCTTCGAAGGACTGGCCAACCTGCTGTTATGCATGCGTGGGCGGTTCGCGCTGGATGACCGGGATCGGCTGCTGTCCGTGACGACGATCTCCTTCGATATTTCCGTCATGGAGGTGCTGCTGCCGCTCACGACGGGCGCCAGCATCGATATCGCTCCGAAGGATACGATTCTGGATCCGCAAGCGCTGGCCCGGATAATCAAAGAAACGGGGGCCACGATTATGCAGGCGACCCCGACGCTATGGCAGGCGCTTGCCGCCAGCCATCCCGGCAGCTTCGACGGGCTGACGGTGATAACCGGGGGCGAGGCCTTGCCGATCGGGCTCAAGCTTGCTCTGCAAGATCTGGATTGCGAGGTGAATAACCAATACGGCCCAACGGAGACGACCATTTATTCGACCGCTGCCTTGCTGGGTCCGGAGCGCACGGGTAAGCCGTCTATTGGGGGGCCGATTTGGAATACGAGGCTGTACGTGCTCGATGCGGCGCTGCAGCCGGTTCCGCCGGGGGTCGCGGGGGAGCTGTACATTGCGGGCGCCGGGTTGGCGCGCGGCTATCTGGGCCGGCCGGAGCTGACGGCGGAGCGGTTCGTGGCGGATCCGTTCGGGCCTCCGGGCACCCGGATGTATCGCACGGGCGATCTCGTGACATGGCTGGCTGACGGCTCCATTGATTATTTGGGGCGTGCTGATCATCAGATTAAGCTGCGCGGCTTCCGCATCGAGACAGGCGAGATTGAGGATCTTCTCGTCCGGCATGCCGACGTCGCGCAAGCTGCGGTGATCGTCCGGGAGGATCGGCCGGGGGAGCGGCGCTTGGCCGCTTATGTCGTTCCGGCCTCGCCTTCCGGGATCGATCCGGACGCTTTGCGCCGCTACGCTGCCGGCCAGCTGCCTGACTATATGGTTCCCGCGGCGATCGTCATGCTGGATGCCATGCCTCTGACGCCGAACAAGAAGATTGACCGCAAGGCGCTGCCTATGCCCGATTCTGGACAAGCAGCTGCAGGGCGCGGACCCCGCACCCCGCAGGAGGAGATGCTCTGCGCACTGTTCGCCGAGGCGCTCGGACTGCCCCGCGTCGGCATCGATGATGACTTCTTTGCGCTGGGCGGCCATTCCTTGCTTGCCGGGAGAGTCATCCTCCGCATACGCGAGTCGTTGGGCGCCGACCTAAGCATTGGCAGCCTTTTTGAAGAGCCTACGGTGGCGGGGCTTGTCCGGCGGCTGGACGATTCGCGGGAAGCCCGGCCGGCTATGCGTCGAGCCAAGCGGGAGGACGATATTCCGCTGTCCTTCGCCCAACGGCGGTTATGGTTCTTGTATCGTCTGGAGGGACCGGCTCCGACTTATAATATTCCGCTGGTCGCCCGCCTGTCCGGTGAGCTGGACATTCGTGCACTGGAGGCGGCTCTCGGCGATGTGGCGGACCGGCATGAGACGCTGCGTACCGTGTTCCCCAATGATGCATCCGGCGCCTCGCGCCAGCTGATTCTGGATGCCGGCGAGGCACGCCCTCGGCTGATCTTGACCAAGACCAGCGAGGCGGAGCTGCCTGAACGGCTGAAGGAAGCCGTCCGCTACCGCTTCCGGCTAGCGGACGAGCCTTCGCTTCGGGCCGAATTGTTCGAGCTTGGGCCGAATGAATACGTGCTCCTGCTGCTCCTGCACCATATCGCCGGGGACGGATGGTCGCTGTCTCCGTTGACGCGCGATCTGTCTGCCGCCTATGCGGCACGCAGCCGTGGCGAGCATCCGGCATGGCCGCCTCTTCCGGTTCAATATGCGGACTACGCAATCTGGCAGGAGCGCCTGCTGGGAAGCGGCGGAGATGCTGACAGCCTGATGGCCCGCCAGCTTGAGTTCTGGACGCGAACGCTCACAGGGTTGCCGGAGGAGTTGGACTTGCCGGCCGATTACCCGCGTCCGGCAGCGGCCAGCCATCAAGGCGGCACCATCCGTTTCCATATTAACAAGGAGCTCCACGGCCAGCTCTTGGATCTGGCCCGAGCTGGCAAGGCGAGCCTGTTCATGGTGCTGCAGGCCGCGCTGGCCGTGCTTCTGACGCGGCTGGGCGCGGGCACCGATATTCCGATCGGCAGCCCGATAACCGGCCGGAACGACGATGCGCTTGACGGTCTAGTCGGCTTGTTCATCAACACGCTGGTGCTTCGAACCGATACGTCAGGGGACCCCAGCTTCCGCGAATTGCTTGCCAGGGTCCGCGAGGTGAATCTGAACGCGTATGCGCATCAGGATGTGCCGTTCGAGCGTCTCGTCGAAGCGGTGAACCCCGTTCGCTCCCGTTCTCGGCATCCGCTCTTTCAGATTATGCTGGTGCTGCAAAATACGCCGGCTCCCGCGCTCGATTTGCCGGGCGTTGCAGCCAGCCTTCAATTGGAAAGCGCGGACACGGCGAAGTTCGACCTGACCGTGGAGCTTCAGGAACGCCGCGATGCGAATGGCGGACCAGACGGATTGGACGGCATGGTGGAATACAGCGCCGATTTGTTCAAGCGCAGCACGGCCGATGCGCTGGCGGCCCGCTATGTGCGCGTGCTGGAGTCGGCCGCTGCCGCACCGGACAAGCCGATGG
Proteins encoded in this region:
- a CDS encoding 2,3-dihydro-2,3-dihydroxybenzoate dehydrogenase encodes the protein MEYPGIKGKVALVTGAAQGIGEAVARSLAGLGAIVAAVDQNAAGVEKLAAELRGAGNYRAAAYPADVGDRAAVEEAVERIEQELGPIEIVVNVAGLLRAGPIESLTDEDWQETFRVNVNGVFYVSRAAVRHMALRGSGAIVTVGSNAAGVPRMHMSAYAASKAAAAMFTKCLGLEYARNHIRCNIVAPGSTDTDMQRALWSGNDGAAAVISGSPEAFRLGIPLRKLAMPSDIADAVIFLVSDRARHITMHELCVDGGATLGC
- a CDS encoding (2,3-dihydroxybenzoyl)adenylate synthase, which produces MFNGEGEMSMVLPGCPAWPEEWAEHYRELGCWRGETFGGMLRQRAAAHGDRVAIVSGDRRISYAELDASVDRLAAGFRNLGIRPRDRVIVQLPNIPQFFEVIFALFRLGALPVFSLPAHRKSEIVYLCEFTEAAAYIIPDTDMGFDYRKLADQAREAAPGLRHVIVAGNPGKYAALDELYAEPADDIEGPRPEDAAFFQLSGGTTGLPKLIPRTHDDYIYSLRVSAEICALDGNSVYLAVLPVAHNYPLSSPGTLGTLYAGGKVVLAPGASPDIAFPLIAKECVTITAVVPPLALIWLDAAGSRRDDLSSLQVLQVGGAKFSAEAAKRVRDAMGCTLQQVYGMAEGLVNYTRLDDPEDIVVNTQGRPMSPYDEIRLVDDDDCDVGPGDTGHLLTRGPYTIRGYYKAEKHNARAFTTDGFYRTGDLARLTSSGYLVIEGRAKDQINRGGDKVAAEEVENHLLAHPGVHDAAVVAMPDEFLGERTCAFVIPYPSSPLTAAELKAFLRERGLAAYKIPDRVELTDSFPKTGVGKVSKKALRELIASKQHALADL
- a CDS encoding ABC transporter substrate-binding protein, giving the protein MSKSQIHAKSSFMARMSGLLCCVLLGSVLTACSMAESEAAPTGQPSSVTASEVSAAAADSGAKPSGGERTVTDELGHEIRIPAEPKNIFAPNMEDSLLKLGVKPIAQWSNGNMGHDYLQEELKDVPKLDLSGGLPSPETLMAYNPDLIILHTDTYAQNGNYESYSKIAPTYVFKNASGNIEKSLTAIGDLLGKTEEANKALEAYQQKVKEGREKLKEAVGDKKVAIIRFAHKGVSLMGGQYLCGYVVHRDLELGISNLVGNENSASISMEILPELDADYIFVLNAYNQGTERMTEMMESPIWKSMPAVKEGHVYEVSNKYWLGSGLIAYEKIVDDTVRLLTE
- the dhbC gene encoding isochorismate synthase DhbC gives rise to the protein MLKYDDAALAASAAELLEQYRTGTSFFFSSPERTVLARGEWARVPVQEGLDGCHRLPERVAALLAVARQAGHAIPLVAGAIPFAPAKPAQLIVPNDVQWAGPLRFDTGLLREQPVASAWEIQPIPEPDRFMDGVNEALARLGEGALQKVVLSRTLRMTAPEIVDVHQLLRNLAGHNTHGYTFAVDLAAGDDSAAEAHTGRTGPRTLIGASPELLVTKTGGRVTANPLAGSAARSDDPDEDKRRAAALLASGKDRHEHEVVIDAVVAALRPYCRALHVPAGPSLVQTKTMWHLSTNITGELADPAVSSLELAMALHPTPAICGTPTDLARAVIKDIEPFERDYYTGAVGWCDVNGDGEWAVTIRCAEAEGRTLRLFAGAGIVAGSNAASELEETSAKFRTLLLAMGVDQEQCSTVKER
- a CDS encoding alpha/beta hydrolase; the protein is MTRNIITLDQLARRQVGIPRAEQWTLRSRAENRTYRIIVAQPEGEPPASGYPVIYLLDGNSVFGTMVEAVRLQSRRPDKTGVAPAIIVGIGYETEASYAPNRFYDYTPVPNTEYRRRSDGAELPEQGGAVAFLQFIEEELKPQIASEFRIDRNRQTIFGHSLGGLFVLYALLTKPDAFRHYIAGSPSIHWSKEYLLEQEETFTARVREEPVNVRLLLGVGEQEKSHVARNCDSARELAERLSSLSDWGVSAVYQEFEDEGHVSVLPILISRALRFALHPEQQ
- a CDS encoding isochorismatase; translation: MALPSILPYPMPAESELPANKVAWTPDPKRAVLLIHDMQQYFVDAFNADESPVPELVENIRELRAQCAALGIPVVYSAQPGGQSPERRGLLCDFWGPGMNDGPDQKKIVEPLAPGEQDIVVTKWRYSAFQKTELLDILRQQGRDQLIVCGIYAHIGCLMTACEAFMQDVQPFFVADAVADFSADKHRMALAYAAERCAVTITTRHLVEDLARLGDSASISESAPASEPSLQAPPEGEPLPLTRQAVRVEVAGLLQEHPSRIADDDNLIHIWGLDSIRIMSLIERWRRGGTEVSFSELAERPTLADWWQLISSRMSRSLPNGDYFTV